One Caldicoprobacter guelmensis DNA segment encodes these proteins:
- a CDS encoding ribosomal L7Ae/L30e/S12e/Gadd45 family protein, with product MLEDLKNASAKTVGTKQTLKAINAGKAVRVYLARDVDEYISERIKRECEKNNIPIFYVDSMKELGRICGIDVGAATAAILREADRKEV from the coding sequence ATGTTAGAGGATTTAAAAAATGCGTCGGCTAAGACTGTAGGAACAAAGCAGACGCTGAAGGCTATCAATGCCGGTAAAGCGGTAAGAGTTTATTTAGCCAGGGATGTGGATGAGTATATTAGTGAAAGGATAAAAAGAGAATGCGAGAAGAATAATATTCCTATCTTTTATGTGGATTCAATGAAGGAATTGGGTAGGATTTGTGGCATTGACGTAGGGGCTGCCACAGCTGCTATTTTGAGAGAGGCCGATCGAAAGGAGGTGTAG
- the fusA gene encoding elongation factor G, which yields MPRVPIERVRNIGIMAHIDAGKTTTTERILFYSGKIHKIGEVHEGAATMDWMVQEQERGITITSAATTVSWKDHFINIIDTPGHVDFTVEVERSLRVLDGSVAVFCAKGGVEPQSETVWRQANKYKVPRIAYVNKMDIVGADFFNVVKMIRERLGANPVPIQLPIGQEADFRGMIDLVKNKAIYYLDELGTQSEEKEIPDELKDLAQEYRTKLLEVVAEQDDELMMKYLEGEELTIDEIKAALRKATISFKIVPVLCGSSYRNKGVQPLMDAIVDYLPSPLDLPPVVGTSPDTGEEIVRHPSDDEPLSALAFKVMADPYVGKLVYVRVYSGVLRSGTYVYNTTKGTKERIGRVLRMHANQREEISEAYAGDIVAVVGLKNTITGHTLCDENNPIVLESMVFPEPVIQVAIEPKTKAGQEKLSVALQRLAEEDPTFRTYVDQETGQTIIAGMGELHLEIIVDRLVREFKVEANVGKPQVAYRETIKKPVKAEGRFIRQTGGRGQYGHVWLEVEPLEPGKGFEFVNKIVGGVIPKEYIPAVESGVREAMESGVLAGYPVIDVRVTVFDGSYHEVDSSEMAFKIAASMAFKDAMQKADPVLLEPIMKVEVTVPEEYMGDVIGDISSRRGRIEGTELRGNTQVIRAYVPLAEMFGYATDLRSKTQGRGSYVMQMSHYEEVPKNLLEKIIKK from the coding sequence ATGCCTAGGGTACCAATAGAGAGAGTAAGAAATATAGGTATAATGGCGCATATCGATGCTGGTAAGACGACTACTACCGAGCGTATCCTGTTCTATAGCGGCAAAATACACAAGATTGGTGAAGTCCATGAAGGGGCTGCTACCATGGACTGGATGGTACAGGAACAGGAACGCGGTATTACTATAACGTCTGCAGCTACTACTGTCAGCTGGAAGGATCACTTTATCAACATCATTGACACGCCAGGGCACGTGGACTTTACAGTAGAGGTTGAGCGTTCGCTGCGCGTCCTCGATGGTTCAGTAGCGGTATTTTGCGCAAAGGGAGGGGTAGAGCCCCAATCTGAGACTGTTTGGCGCCAGGCCAATAAGTATAAAGTTCCGCGTATAGCTTACGTCAATAAAATGGATATAGTAGGTGCCGACTTTTTCAACGTTGTAAAGATGATTCGCGAGAGATTGGGGGCCAATCCGGTTCCGATCCAGCTTCCTATTGGGCAAGAGGCCGACTTCAGAGGGATGATCGACCTCGTTAAAAACAAGGCCATATATTATCTTGATGAGTTGGGAACTCAGAGCGAAGAAAAGGAGATACCTGACGAGTTAAAGGACCTTGCTCAGGAATACAGGACAAAGCTTTTAGAGGTTGTTGCAGAGCAAGATGATGAGCTTATGATGAAATACCTGGAAGGCGAGGAGCTTACAATAGATGAGATCAAGGCGGCGCTTAGAAAGGCTACCATTTCTTTCAAGATAGTACCTGTGCTTTGCGGTTCATCTTACAGGAATAAAGGGGTACAGCCCTTGATGGATGCCATTGTGGATTATCTGCCTTCACCCCTTGACCTCCCACCAGTAGTAGGTACCTCACCGGATACGGGTGAAGAAATTGTAAGGCATCCGTCTGATGATGAGCCTTTAAGCGCTTTGGCATTTAAGGTAATGGCTGATCCGTATGTAGGAAAGCTGGTGTACGTGCGCGTCTACTCGGGAGTGTTGAGGTCGGGTACCTATGTATACAACACCACTAAAGGAACAAAAGAGAGGATTGGCCGAGTTTTACGCATGCACGCCAATCAGCGTGAAGAAATCTCAGAGGCCTATGCGGGCGATATCGTGGCTGTGGTGGGTTTGAAGAATACCATAACGGGTCATACCCTGTGCGATGAGAATAACCCAATAGTGCTGGAATCCATGGTGTTCCCCGAGCCAGTTATACAGGTCGCGATCGAGCCCAAGACAAAGGCGGGTCAGGAGAAGCTGTCAGTTGCACTTCAAAGGCTGGCGGAAGAGGACCCGACCTTCAGGACATATGTGGACCAGGAAACAGGTCAGACCATCATTGCGGGGATGGGTGAGCTACACCTTGAAATTATTGTAGACCGCTTGGTTAGGGAGTTTAAGGTAGAGGCCAACGTGGGTAAGCCTCAGGTTGCTTATCGCGAGACCATCAAAAAGCCTGTCAAGGCCGAGGGGCGCTTTATCAGGCAGACCGGTGGTCGCGGTCAGTACGGGCATGTGTGGCTTGAGGTTGAGCCGCTTGAGCCGGGCAAGGGATTTGAGTTTGTCAACAAGATCGTTGGTGGCGTAATTCCGAAAGAATATATTCCGGCAGTTGAAAGCGGTGTCCGCGAAGCCATGGAAAGCGGCGTACTGGCAGGTTATCCAGTAATAGATGTGAGGGTTACCGTCTTTGACGGTTCGTACCACGAAGTGGACTCTTCGGAGATGGCCTTTAAGATAGCGGCTTCTATGGCGTTTAAGGATGCCATGCAAAAAGCCGACCCTGTACTCCTGGAACCCATCATGAAGGTTGAGGTAACCGTTCCAGAAGAGTATATGGGTGATGTAATAGGCGATATTTCATCAAGGCGGGGGAGGATTGAAGGCACGGAGCTGCGCGGCAATACACAAGTCATAAGGGCTTATGTGCCGCTGGCTGAGATGTTTGGCTATGCCACTGAC
- the rpsG gene encoding 30S ribosomal protein S7, with protein MPRKGPVPKREVLPDPIYGSKLVTKLINKVMRDGKKSLAQRICYGAFELIREKTGRDPMEVFEQALNNVMPVLEVRPRRVGGATYQVPVEVNPDRRQALGLRWLVEYARERGERTMVERLAAEIIDAANNTGGAVKKKEDTHRMAEANKAFAHYRW; from the coding sequence ATGCCGAGAAAAGGACCAGTTCCTAAACGGGAAGTGCTCCCTGATCCCATTTATGGAAGCAAGCTGGTAACCAAGCTCATAAACAAGGTCATGCGCGATGGGAAAAAGTCTCTTGCTCAGAGAATTTGTTATGGGGCTTTTGAACTTATAAGGGAAAAAACCGGTAGGGACCCCATGGAGGTTTTCGAACAGGCACTCAACAATGTGATGCCTGTATTGGAAGTAAGACCCCGTAGGGTGGGTGGTGCCACATACCAGGTGCCAGTAGAGGTTAACCCTGACAGAAGACAGGCGCTGGGTTTGCGCTGGTTGGTTGAATATGCCAGAGAGCGCGGGGAAAGGACTATGGTAGAAAGGCTTGCTGCCGAGATTATAGATGCGGCAAATAATACCGGCGGTGCTGTAAAGAAGAAGGAAGATACTCATAGAATGGCGGAAGCCAACAAAGCCTTTGCACACTACAGGTGGTAA
- the rpsL gene encoding 30S ribosomal protein S12 yields the protein MPTINQLVRKGREKREYKSSAPALKGCPQKRGVCIAVKTTTPKKPNSALRKIARVRLVNGVEVTAYIPGIGHNLQEHSVVLIRGGRVKDLPGVRYHIIRGALDAAGVANRKQGRSKYGAKKPKK from the coding sequence ATGCCGACAATCAATCAATTGGTTCGCAAAGGGAGAGAGAAACGTGAATACAAGTCTTCCGCACCGGCTTTGAAGGGATGTCCCCAGAAGAGAGGTGTATGTATTGCGGTTAAGACAACCACTCCTAAGAAGCCTAATTCTGCCCTTCGAAAGATTGCAAGAGTCCGCCTCGTAAATGGCGTGGAGGTTACTGCATACATTCCAGGGATTGGACATAACTTACAGGAGCACTCAGTGGTTCTGATTCGTGGGGGCAGGGTGAAGGACTTACCCGGTGTACGTTACCATATTATACGTGGCGCTTTGGATGCCGCTGGTGTAGCTAACCGTAAGCAAGGAAGATCCAAGTATGGCGCTAAGAAGCCCAAGAAGTAA